GCTGGGAAGCCTTTTTTCCCATACATAAACGCCCTTTCGCAATCTCTCGAAACAGAAGAGGTAAAGGTTGACATTTTTCAGGCTAAGAATAATAATGTAAGCATATACCCTTTTTGGAGGTGCCTTACATGGTAAAAAAAGAGCTTTTATATGAAGGAAAAGCCAAAAAAATGTACAAAACAGATGATCCAAATATGATTATTGTAGAGTACAAAAATGACCTCACGGCGTTCAATGCCCTGAAAAAGGATTCTATTGAAGGGAAAGGTTCCCTCAACAACGCTATTAGTGCTTCTCTTTTCGAGTATATGAACGAAAATGGCATACCGAACCATTTTATCCAGAAAATTGACGATACTCACCAGATTGTAAAAAAAGTAAGAATCCTTCCCGTCGAAGTCGTGGTTCGGAACATTACCACCGGAACCCTTTGCAAACGCCTTGGCATCGAAGAAAACATCCGTCTCCCCCGTCCCCTAATAGAATTCTATTACAAAAATGACCAGCTCGGCGATCCCCTTATCCTTGAAGACCATGCCGAACTCTTTGGCTGGGCTACAAAAGAACAAATTTCCTTTATGAAAGAAACATCTTTGAAAGTCAATACACTGATGAGTGCCTATTTTGACACTCTGAATATCATTCTGGTGGATTTCAAGCTTGAGTTCGGGGTGGATGCAAATGGCACTATTCTTCTGGCCGACGAAATGTCACCAGACACCTGCCGTTTTTGGGATAAGACCACAATGAAAAAACTTGACAAAGACAGATTCCGGAAAGATCTTGGCGATGTTCTAGGCGCATACAGAGAGATCTGGCGTCGTATTTCTGAAAAGGAG
This region of Aminobacterium colombiense DSM 12261 genomic DNA includes:
- the purC gene encoding phosphoribosylaminoimidazolesuccinocarboxamide synthase, translating into MVKKELLYEGKAKKMYKTDDPNMIIVEYKNDLTAFNALKKDSIEGKGSLNNAISASLFEYMNENGIPNHFIQKIDDTHQIVKKVRILPVEVVVRNITTGTLCKRLGIEENIRLPRPLIEFYYKNDQLGDPLILEDHAELFGWATKEQISFMKETSLKVNTLMSAYFDTLNIILVDFKLEFGVDANGTILLADEMSPDTCRFWDKTTMKKLDKDRFRKDLGDVLGAYREIWRRISEKEAN